The genomic region TTTAGTTTCATCTTTCCATGCATCACCATCTGTAATTTCAACATTGGGAATTTTTGAAAGTTTTTCTTTGTATTCAACTTTCCAATCTTTCCAATTTTCTCTAACATCATCTCCTTTTGGTATTGAACCTAATAAAAAATTTTTAAGCGTCATATATTTTGTGAAAATCCTTTATAAATTAAATCTTATTCTTCTAATGGTTGTAGGGTAAATTTCATTTAACGTTCCTGCGTATGCGATGTTTTTGCGACCAACGGGAGCAAAAATATGGGTGAAGCCCGAGCCGAGGGCTGAACCGTATATCCCTTGTTATACGCCCCGACGACAGAAAGGAGGAGAGCGCAGCGTGGCTTGAGTTCAAAAAATATTTTTCGTTCTGATTCATCAGAGAGGCTTTCGGTTATTTCTTATAAATTTGATTTTTTCGTTTTTCTTTTTCCAAGAGGGGTTAGGGATGAATTGGAAAAAATAAAAACTCCTTATTCTTTTTCATTAATAACAAACCATTCTCCTTCACTAATCACTTCAATTTTGTTGTCAATAATCTTTAATGCAGAATCATCATCAAGTGCATAAATTGTTTTGCTTATTTCTTGACCAACTTTTTCTATATTTTCTCTTCTCATTTTTTTAAACCATTCAGAATTCAAATGTGGCAAGAAATAAAAATCTACAAAGTTTAAACCTTTTAATTCTTCAGTTTCAAGCATATCTTCTTCATAAATCACTTGGGATAATTTCAATGCTAAATCAGGATTAGTAACCATACTTCCAGCAGAAACACCAACATAAACTTTATCTTTAAATAAATCAGACAACATTTCAGATAAACCTGATTTATTTAGCCATCTCATTAGATGATAAGTATTTCCTCCTTCAAAAAACAAAACATCAGCTCTTTCTAAACTCGGTTTCCATATTTTTTCATCAACAGCTGAAATATCAGTAATTTCAATTGATTTGAAATTTTGTTTTTTCAAATTCACTAAATCAGTAATTAGCCAATCTTTATCGCCCGATTCAACATTGCTTGCAGTAGGAATAAAAACAACTGTTGTTTCTTCTGGTTTCTTTCCAGTTAATTCAAACAAAGCATTGGCAATTGAATTGTTTGTTAGTCCGCTTGATGTTAATAGTAGTTTCATAATAGTAGGAGTAAAGAATTAAAATTTATAAATCAATCGTTTTCGGAACGAAGTGGAGAAAACACATTATTATCCCCCTCTTTTATTTTAGAAAAAATCAAATTTATTCCCTTTTTAGAAAGCCTATTTTCATTATTCATCTTAGAAAAATATTTTTTGAATTTCACATAACGTATCCGAATATGAGAAGTTTTTTGCCGGATTTCCCAGTATTTATGTACAGTTTAGCACATTCGTTCGACATTTGAATATGCTTTAATTGATCGCCATTCGTAGGCAAAAAATTTGGATGGAATGAAAAAGACAAGTCCTTAAATTATTCAAAAGTGTCTTTTTCATGGAACCGGATAATCAGTGTTATACGAGAGTTGAATTAAGCGGCTCCTAGCAGTTTCAACATTTTCTCAGACCAATCAGTATTGCCCTTTGTTATTTCCTCCTTGAAAAATTTTATCATCAGCTGTTTTGGCTCATCCGATATTGCACAGTGCTTAATTTCTGGCCAAAATTCACGATACCATAATCCGATATTATCATGTTTTAAGTCGCAAGCACCGCCATTTGGATCAGGTTCAATAAACAAAATCCTGTCTACGTGATTTGTAACAGAAGCTCCCAAGCATTGAATACAAGGTTCAAGCGTACTGTATAGAGAGACAATTTTTGAATTATCCTTACGAACTTCCGCCAGCTCTTTGCCGTACTTAATTATTAGAGAATTTTCGGCATGATTCACAAAGGATTTTTGTTTATTGATTTCGTTGCCAGCGACGCCAAGCGTTTTATTATTGATAGCCAAAACAGCCCCCACAGGATAGTTCCCAAGCTTGAAAGTTTCTCTAGCAATACTGATGGCCGACTCCAAGCATTGTTTATCGAATTGTGTTATTTCTTGCACCATACAGAGCTTAATTCAATTTCATATAACGTTAGGGATATACGAAGTTTTGCGGAGTGAAACGGAGCAAAATTTGGGTGAGGGGCGAGCCGAGCACCGAACCGTATATCCCTTGTTATACGCCCCGACGACCAAAGGGAGGAGAGCGCAGCGTGGTTCGTGGCGATAGCCGAGAAAGTCAGAAGTCGGCTTTTTTCTTTTTTATGAGCGCACACCTATTTTTTCTTAACAATTATCATCATATGTCCACTTAAATCAACAATTATTGGATCGGTGCAAATTTTGTTATGAATGGCTAACCAATTTTTCCATGCTTTTGGATATTTCTTTGCAAATTTATTTGTCGCTTCAGGATTTACATTTAAGCCTTCAAGACCCACTTTCTCAAGAATTTGCACATCTTTTTTGGTAAAAATGGACTCAAGCTCTGATGAGGTAAAATAATGACAATAGCCATCTCCTCTCCATTTATAATCTTCACCATCAGATACCAGTCCCTCGAAATGCTTTTTGTAAACTACTTCTTGTGGCCAACCAAGAGGAGTGGCTAGGAGTACCCCATACTTGCTCATTACTGAAACAAAAATTAAAGCACCCTTTTTTGCGACTCTAATTAATTCGTCAATTGCTTTTAGTCTTTCGGATTCTGGGCTGACATGAGAGAGTGGTCCGCCCAAGCACAATACTACATCAAAAGAATTATTTTCAAATTCAGATAAGTCTGTAATAGACCCCTCTACAATATCTTTAATTTTTGTTTGTACCTTTGCTTTTTTAATTTGTTCCCTAGCAAGTTCTAGGTGTTCTGTGACCAAATCCAGAAGAACAACATCATATCCCATTTTTGCCAATTCAATTGAGTATCTTCCGGGACCACCACCTGCGTCAAGAATTACTCCAGATTTTGGAAGATATTTTTTTAGGAATTTTATTGATGTGTCAAATTCTATTTTATGAAAGGGGTCTTGTGCTAATCTATTCCATTCATAAAGAGCATCTTTTTTGTAATTCTTTTTGGTTAGTTTTGTAGTCTTGTTTGCCATAATAATATTGTAAAGTATAAATGATTTATAATTGTTGTGTTAAGTGTGCGCTCATTCCTTCTTAATTAAAAGCCGACTTCTGATTGCGTATAACTCGTTACTATACGAAGTGTTTTCGCAATTTGTACAGAAATGCATATACTATGCGAACAGTTTCTGACAAAATAACTCTAAACTAATTATCAATATCATCTCATAAAAAACAACAAATGAAAAAAGAAATTACAGCAACTGTACGAGAATTAAAAATTCGCAATTACAGTTCTAAAACAATAAAAAGCTACACTAGTGGAATTCAAAAATACTTTCGGTTCAAGAAAAATAATTTCCAACAGCTAGATATCCACAATATACAAAACTTTTTACTCTCCTGTTCAGATAAAGGACTGTCTGCTAAGACAAGAGATCTATATTTGAATTCAATTAAATTCTATTACCACAACGTCATTAAAACTTCAAAAAAGGTAGACATCAAATCTGCAAAACAAAATAAAAGTCTCCCTGTTATATTGAATCGCAAGGAAATCACAAAGTTGAGTGAAGTCATAAATAACCCCAAACACAAATTAATCATCTTGCTAGCATATGGAGCAGGATTAAGAGTTAGCGAAGTCGTCAACTTAAAGGTCAAGGACGTAGATATTGATAATCTCACACTCCATATTAAGAAAGCCAAGGGGAAAAAGGATAGAATTACTATTATCCCAGAAAAAATTAAGGATGATCTGAAATTGATAATTAATTCAAGAGATCAAAACGAATATGTTTTTACAAGTGAACGAGGAGGAAATCTTACAACTCGTACTGCACAAAAGATTTTTACTAATGCTCTGAAAAAAGCAGGAATTAAGAAGGAGACGACATTTCATTCACTACGCCATAGCTTTGCAACTCACTTACTAGAAAACGGAGTTGATATCAGATATGTTCAAGAATTACTTGGTCATCAAAATATTAGAACCACACAAAGATATACTCAAGTTACAAATCCGAAACTAAAAAACATTAAAAGTCCCCTCTGAAAAGAAACATTTTCTAAGACTCGAACCCAATTATTAGAGTTATATAGGCATTCTTGCTTATGGAGTGATATTTACCTTACTTTGCGTCATTTCTACGAACTGCAAGATTAGTCCGCTGTATAAGGCTTTTAAAATGCTGAAGAAAAAGCTGACCTAACTGGTCGGGGAGACAGGACCATCTCGGCAAACATGCCTCGATGTATGATGCAGAATAATTCTACTGCATCATAGGTCCCTGCAGTAGGTTCAAGTCCAAATACACCATCCATACAGAGTAAACGACCACCTAACGGTGGTCATTTACTCTGTCGGGGAGACAGGACTTGAACCTGCGACCTCTGCAACCCGAATGCAGCGTTCTAGCCATCTGAACTACTCCCCGAGTACAATATTTCTCTTAGGTATATCTGGCAAATGAGCCTTATAATAACAACTTTACGAACGTAGTACTATATACGAATTCCACTATCCATCAAGACTTATTTGTTTTTTGTGCCACTTTTTCGGGTAGAAGGTTATGGATCGCAAGAAATGGCAATAATGCAAATGACCCTACGAATAGAACCGCTAAAGCAAAAGGATATCTTCGCTTGCTCTTTTCACTATTTAGGATCCAAAAACAAGATATTGTCGAGAAAACACCTATATCAATGAACATAATGCGAGCGAAAGAGCTTTCCTCCAAAACGGATCTCATCGGTATAAAATCGTTCATTAGTTGTGGGTCAAATATGGCATAGATGACCAACAATACCCATACGACGATGAATGTTATCCCTAGTCGTCTCTTCTCAGATGAATTCATGATCTTCTTTGTAACTAATAATTAAAATGTTCAACCAGAAAACAGATCAAGCCTATAGTTGCTAAGCTGCTTTACTTTTATAAACCTCTCTAACTATAAGTTAGCTGGGTAGACAACTGCTTCACCATCTCCACTACAACTGCAGGAGCCACTATACTATATGATTCTACACCATTGTCATCGATAAAAGTCCACTTCGTATCCTTCCGTACTACCTTACCATCTACTACCTCATAAGATGCACGAGGTGTTAATTCGTAATCATCAAGTATATCAGCTGCGATCTCCACCGGAA from Candidatus Nomurabacteria bacterium harbors:
- a CDS encoding Type 1 glutamine amidotransferase-like domain-containing protein; the encoded protein is MKLLLTSSGLTNNSIANALFELTGKKPEETTVVFIPTASNVESGDKDWLITDLVNLKKQNFKSIEITDISAVDEKIWKPSLERADVLFFEGGNTYHLMRWLNKSGLSEMLSDLFKDKVYVGVSAGSMVTNPDLALKLSQVIYEEDMLETEELKGLNFVDFYFLPHLNSEWFKKMRRENIEKVGQEISKTIYALDDDSALKIIDNKIEVISEGEWFVINEKE
- a CDS encoding nucleoside deaminase, which translates into the protein MVQEITQFDKQCLESAISIARETFKLGNYPVGAVLAINNKTLGVAGNEINKQKSFVNHAENSLIIKYGKELAEVRKDNSKIVSLYSTLEPCIQCLGASVTNHVDRILFIEPDPNGGACDLKHDNIGLWYREFWPEIKHCAISDEPKQLMIKFFKEEITKGNTDWSEKMLKLLGAA
- a CDS encoding class I SAM-dependent methyltransferase; translation: MANKTTKLTKKNYKKDALYEWNRLAQDPFHKIEFDTSIKFLKKYLPKSGVILDAGGGPGRYSIELAKMGYDVVLLDLVTEHLELAREQIKKAKVQTKIKDIVEGSITDLSEFENNSFDVVLCLGGPLSHVSPESERLKAIDELIRVAKKGALIFVSVMSKYGVLLATPLGWPQEVVYKKHFEGLVSDGEDYKWRGDGYCHYFTSSELESIFTKKDVQILEKVGLEGLNVNPEATNKFAKKYPKAWKNWLAIHNKICTDPIIVDLSGHMMIIVKKK
- a CDS encoding tyrosine-type recombinase/integrase, coding for MKKEITATVRELKIRNYSSKTIKSYTSGIQKYFRFKKNNFQQLDIHNIQNFLLSCSDKGLSAKTRDLYLNSIKFYYHNVIKTSKKVDIKSAKQNKSLPVILNRKEITKLSEVINNPKHKLIILLAYGAGLRVSEVVNLKVKDVDIDNLTLHIKKAKGKKDRITIIPEKIKDDLKLIINSRDQNEYVFTSERGGNLTTRTAQKIFTNALKKAGIKKETTFHSLRHSFATHLLENGVDIRYVQELLGHQNIRTTQRYTQVTNPKLKNIKSPL